Proteins encoded together in one Sulfoacidibacillus ferrooxidans window:
- a CDS encoding S53 family peptidase, with translation MKRKHSFSKKPFTIGVATMLAMTPLIVSAPQVFASTAQPPGTPSGPGGPAPTQPGGGPVPVPQGVGPTVLQNATVFGDTPADTPMTVSIVLHTTNTSALQQFIQQSVTPGSPQYRHYLSVSQFATQFGQPQSVIQSLTSYLQSYGISTSVYPDNLDITANGTAGQFDQAFSVQLQNMMFQGVNFHGTVAAPQLPSQIASPVLAVLGLTNYGNFATQLLKPLPQLQKPSTSTAGPPAGSQTPQDFAANYNVNPLYTKGDYGQGQTIGIVTLASVDPSDAYTFWKLNNIKHVLGNRINLVNVDGGAGPVSAANGSVETTIDVEQSGAIAPQANIIVYQAPNTDYGFADAFLDAVTSNQADSISTSWGESETAVNYSIAQGQESPNYAQAFNEIFMEGASQGISMFAASGDQAAYDASGDIGTTNLSVDTPADSPYITAAGGTTLPGVQNFGNFSIDVPTQRTWGWDYLWPYWQQFGASSEASFAESTIAGSGGGYSTIFGTPWYQQGVKGVNQFSAVPYLTPIDQDTAWNFNPDPQVITGTGQGRNIPDLVMDADPETGYAVYSSTLFGSSTDWSVYGGTSFVAPQLAGVTALINQNAGTRVGFWNGQIYTFASGPQSPFTPLDTTGTSNDNLYYTGTKGNVYNPGSGLGVPNIADLATSFAQ, from the coding sequence ATGAAAAGAAAACATTCATTTAGTAAGAAGCCGTTTACCATCGGTGTTGCAACCATGTTGGCCATGACACCACTCATCGTTTCTGCCCCACAAGTATTTGCGAGCACAGCCCAACCACCAGGTACCCCAAGTGGACCAGGTGGACCTGCACCAACACAACCAGGTGGCGGACCCGTCCCTGTCCCACAAGGCGTCGGACCCACTGTTTTACAAAATGCCACTGTGTTTGGCGACACACCTGCCGATACACCTATGACAGTCAGTATTGTTTTGCATACAACGAATACTTCTGCACTACAACAGTTCATCCAACAATCAGTGACACCAGGCAGTCCTCAATATCGCCATTATTTGTCTGTCTCTCAGTTTGCAACGCAATTTGGTCAACCACAATCTGTAATTCAATCCCTGACAAGTTACTTACAGTCATACGGCATCAGTACCTCTGTGTATCCAGACAATCTCGATATCACAGCAAACGGCACTGCAGGGCAGTTTGATCAAGCTTTTTCTGTACAACTACAAAACATGATGTTTCAAGGCGTGAATTTCCACGGTACAGTAGCTGCGCCACAGCTACCTAGTCAGATAGCATCTCCTGTGTTAGCAGTACTTGGACTAACAAACTACGGAAACTTTGCAACTCAACTCCTAAAACCTTTGCCGCAATTACAGAAACCATCCACAAGTACGGCTGGTCCTCCGGCTGGATCGCAAACACCACAAGATTTTGCGGCGAATTACAATGTAAACCCACTCTATACCAAGGGGGATTACGGCCAAGGTCAGACGATCGGCATCGTCACGCTCGCAAGTGTCGATCCATCTGATGCCTACACATTCTGGAAACTAAACAATATTAAACACGTTTTAGGTAATCGCATCAATCTAGTGAATGTAGACGGTGGAGCAGGCCCTGTCTCTGCCGCTAATGGGTCTGTTGAAACCACCATTGACGTGGAACAATCGGGAGCTATCGCACCACAGGCTAATATCATCGTTTACCAAGCACCTAACACAGACTATGGGTTTGCAGATGCCTTCCTCGATGCTGTGACATCAAACCAAGCAGACTCCATCTCTACTAGTTGGGGCGAAAGCGAGACAGCAGTGAACTACTCGATCGCACAGGGCCAAGAGTCACCAAACTACGCCCAAGCGTTCAATGAGATCTTTATGGAAGGGGCAAGTCAAGGCATCTCCATGTTTGCCGCATCTGGCGATCAAGCAGCCTACGATGCGTCTGGTGATATCGGCACGACAAACCTTTCCGTTGACACACCAGCAGATAGTCCATATATCACAGCCGCTGGTGGAACAACCCTTCCTGGCGTTCAGAACTTCGGAAATTTTAGCATCGATGTCCCGACACAGCGCACATGGGGTTGGGATTATTTATGGCCTTATTGGCAACAATTTGGTGCAAGTAGCGAAGCCAGTTTTGCTGAGTCGACAATCGCAGGCAGTGGTGGCGGATACAGCACGATCTTTGGAACACCGTGGTATCAACAAGGGGTCAAAGGAGTCAATCAATTCTCTGCAGTGCCTTACTTAACACCGATCGACCAAGATACTGCATGGAACTTTAATCCAGATCCACAAGTGATCACAGGCACAGGTCAAGGGCGCAACATCCCAGATCTCGTTATGGATGCAGACCCAGAAACAGGTTACGCTGTATACAGCAGCACGCTCTTTGGTAGCTCTACTGATTGGTCTGTCTATGGTGGAACAAGCTTCGTTGCACCACAACTTGCTGGTGTCACAGCGCTAATCAATCAAAACGCTGGCACGCGCGTAGGATTTTGGAATGGGCAAATCTACACATTTGCATCAGGCCCTCAATCGCCATTTACACCACTTGATACAACCGGTACAAGTAACGACAACCTGTACTACACAGGAACTAAAGGCAATGTTTACAATCCCGGTAGTGGTCTTGGCGTACCAAATATCGCTGATCTCGCAACATCTTTCGCCCAATAA